From the Burkholderiales bacterium genome, the window GCGAATATCCGCGCTGGGCGAAGTCTTCAGCGCTGACCTACCAGATGATTTATCAGCAGCCAGTGCGCCACGAATTCCATCTGATCGCGGCGCCGACTTTGCTGGTCATCGGCCAGGAAGACCGCACAACTTTGGGGCGCGGCATTGTGCCGGTGGAAGTACTGGAAACGCTCGGACAATACCCGCAACTTGGGCGCGCGGCCGCGAAGGATATCCCGAATGCGAAGCTGATCGAGTTCGACAACGTCGGCCACATTCCGCACCTCGAAGCGCCGCAACGCTTCCACGACGCGCTGCTTGAATTTCTGGAACGCTGACGCGCCGCGGGCCTGCCCCCGCTTGTCATTCCGGACGCGACCGAAGGACGCGAGCCGGAATCCAGCAGAATCACATTGAAAAAAGAACTGGATTCCCGCGTGCGCGGGAATGACACACGCTTGGTTACACAGCACCACACTGAGCGCGAAAGGCACTACTTAACTGCTCTTACAGCCCGCTCGCGTTCGCTGGCATGACGCGATCCTGAAACCGTTGCGCTCAGCCCTTTTGGCGTCACTTTCCGCAGCGCGCTCGCGGAATGTCGAGACGCTGCCATCCGTCGTGGCCGAGGCTTTGCAGCGTTGCGATATTCTTGTCAAATATGCCGCCGGCATCGGGAAAAGCCGCGACTGCGCGCTCGACGCTCGCTTCACGCAGCAGATGCAGCATCGGATACGGCGAGCGGTTGCTGTAGTTGCTGATGTCATCGCACGCCGTACCGGCGAACTGGTAGCGCGGATGAAAGCTCGCGACCTGAAGTTCGCCGCCCAAGCCGAGGTCTTCGACCGCCTGGTCCGCGACGTCGAGAAAATCGTTGTAGTCGAGAAAATTATCGAGCACGTACGGATGAATAAGCAGCGTCGTGTCGATTTCGTCGGCGTTGGCCGCGGCCAGGTATTGCAGCTCACGCGTCAGATCGGCAAGCAATGCCTGTTCGCTGCGCGCATCGCTGACGACAGTGCGAATCTGATTTTTGGCGTGAACGCCTTTGGCGAAAGGGCACAGGTTGAGGCCTATGACCGCGCGTTCCAGCCAGATACGCGTTGCCGCGATCGCTGCTTCGCTCGCCGCGATCGCTTCGTCCATAGCGCGTGCCTGCGCGCCGGATTCGCGGGCGGCATCTGTTTCGCGGTTAACGTTCTCTGCCATTACCCCACCATTGCAGAACTCGCGAGCATTAGTCAATCGAATCTCGGCATTCCATGACTGAATGGCGCGCTGCTACGCGTGCCTGGCCAAAAACTGATCGAGCCGATTCGCAAATGCCTGCCGATCCGCCTGATTCAACGTTGCCGGCCCGCCGGTTTCAACGCCGCTGCTGCGCAATCCGTCCATGAAATTGCGCATGGTCAGATGCTCGCGAATATTGTCCTGCGTATAAAACTCGCCGCGCGGATTCAATGCAAAACCGCCGCGCTCGATCACATCAGCGGCGAGCGGAATATCGGCCGTGATGACGAGATCGCCTGCCGCAACCTTCGCCACGATCTCGTTATCTGCCACGTCAAAACCACGCGGCACCTGCAGCGATTTGATATATGGCGA encodes:
- a CDS encoding alpha/beta hydrolase gives rise to the protein EYPRWAKSSALTYQMIYQQPVRHEFHLIAAPTLLVIGQEDRTTLGRGIVPVEVLETLGQYPQLGRAAAKDIPNAKLIEFDNVGHIPHLEAPQRFHDALLEFLER
- a CDS encoding DUF1415 domain-containing protein; translation: MDEAIAASEAAIAATRIWLERAVIGLNLCPFAKGVHAKNQIRTVVSDARSEQALLADLTRELQYLAAANADEIDTTLLIHPYVLDNFLDYNDFLDVADQAVEDLGLGGELQVASFHPRYQFAGTACDDISNYSNRSPYPMLHLLREASVERAVAAFPDAGGIFDKNIATLQSLGHDGWQRLDIPRARCGK
- a CDS encoding YaiI/YqxD family protein; this encodes MQIWVDADACPNAIKEILFRAAGRRGIVTTLVANQLIRVPASPYIKSLQVPRGFDVADNEIVAKVAAGDLVITADIPLAADVIERGGFALNPRGEFYTQDNIREHLTMRNFMDGLRSSGVETGGPATLNQADRQAFANRLDQFLARHA